DNA sequence from the Cellulophaga sp. HaHaR_3_176 genome:
TTCTTTACGGGAAAATTTGAGGTTTTTTCTCTTGTTTTATACTTAACAATGGGGTGGTTGATAATTTTCGACTACACTAGCCTTATAGAAAAATCAACTGGCTTTGGAATTAATTTGCTAATGCTTGGAGGATTATTTTACACTGTAGGGATAATTTTTTATTCTGTTAGAAAAATACCATACAATCATTTTATATGGCATTTATTTGTATTGGGAGGTAGTATTAGCCATTGGTGTTTTATTTATGTTGATGTAGTTTAATACTTAATTAATAAGTACTTCTTCGAAATCTATAAAGAAAGCTTCAAATTTTTTCATATTGTCATTCAAAAACATCATGGTTTCTTGCCATGTATTTTTATTATGAATAGAAACATTTTCTCTTATAATATATATTCTTGATATTTCTGTTTGATTTTCTAGATAAGTATATTCTTGAAAAATAATATCTTCAATATAATTTTCTTTTAAAACAGATTTTAAGGAAATTAACTTCTCCCAAAGTTCAATACGCTTTTCTAGATCTTTACTCTCTATATCCATTGATACCATTGCTCTAGAAGTATCAAAATGAAACTTTAAAGAGAAATCTTTAATCTTTGTATCGTATAATATCCATTTTGTAGGATATGATTTTCCAAACGATATCCAGAAATTTTGACGTAATTTTTTAGATTCTTCTTTACTAAACATTTATAAAAAATAAGCAATTATAATACCAAGTGTAATAACTAATAATTTTCCTAAATTAAATTTGTGACCTTCTGAGCTTTCAAATAAAATTACTGTTGAAATATGAAGAAATACACCTATAGCAATAGCGGTAAGTTCAAGTGAATAATTAGAAATAAGTTCAATGTTTGAAGATAAGTAAGTACCTAAAGGTGTCATTATAGAAAACAAAATAATGAAGAATAATGCGTTTATGATTTTTATTTTAGAACCTAATAAGAAAATACTTAAGATTATTGCAATAGGTATTTTATGAATTAAAATTCCATATAATATAGTATGATCGTAATTAGCAGGTACACCTTCTAAAAGTGAATGTATAGATAAACTTATAAATAAAAGCCAAGGAAATTGTTTTTTTTCGCTATTTAAATGAACATGACCATGTTCTGCTCCTTTTGAAAAAAATTCTAAAAAGATTTGCAATAAAATTCCTAACATTACAAATACTCCAATCCTTTTTGGATTGGTGTTGATGTAAATTTTTGGAAATAATTCGAAAATAGTTAAAGACAGTAGAAAAGCGCCACTAAAAGCAAGTAATAATTTAAAACCTTCTTTATTTTTTGGTTTTACAAAATATACAAATGCGAAACTGAGTAATACAGCTAGTATGGGTAATAAATAGGACATGTATTGTTATTAGGTTTATTTGAAATAGTAACCTTTAAGGGGTAAAATTAATGTATTTTTGCGGTATTGTTTTAGATACTTATGGATAATAATTTTAAAATGGTTGCCAAAACCTTATTTGGTTTTGAAGAAATTTTAGCTAAGGAACTTAGAAAGCTTGGAGCGATGAACATTCAAGAGGGTGTAAGAAGCGTTAGTTTTGAAGGTGATACTGGTTTTATGTATAAAGCTAATCTATGTTTAAGGACTGCTATTAAGGTGTTAAAGCCTATTCATTCTTTCAATGTAGTTAGTGAAGAAGATTTATACAAAAAAATATATGCTTTTGATTGGTTCGAATACTTATCGGCAGATACTACTTTTGCAATAGATACCACTTTAAATTCTGATAATTTTTCTCATTCACTTTATGTATCACAAAAAGTGAAAGATGCTATTGTTGATAAATTTAGAGATACAGATGGAGAAAGACCTAGTGTTGATATTAAATTTCCGGATATTAGAATTAATATTCATATTCAAAAAGACCATTGTAATGTTGCGTTAGATACCTCTGGTAAATCTTTACATCAAAGAGGTTATAAAACAGCTACTAACATAGCACCAATAAATGAAGTTTTAGCAGCAGG
Encoded proteins:
- a CDS encoding DUF4268 domain-containing protein, with the protein product MFSKEESKKLRQNFWISFGKSYPTKWILYDTKIKDFSLKFHFDTSRAMVSMDIESKDLEKRIELWEKLISLKSVLKENYIEDIIFQEYTYLENQTEISRIYIIRENVSIHNKNTWQETMMFLNDNMKKFEAFFIDFEEVLIN
- a CDS encoding ZIP family metal transporter gives rise to the protein MSYLLPILAVLLSFAFVYFVKPKNKEGFKLLLAFSGAFLLSLTIFELFPKIYINTNPKRIGVFVMLGILLQIFLEFFSKGAEHGHVHLNSEKKQFPWLLFISLSIHSLLEGVPANYDHTILYGILIHKIPIAIILSIFLLGSKIKIINALFFIILFSIMTPLGTYLSSNIELISNYSLELTAIAIGVFLHISTVILFESSEGHKFNLGKLLVITLGIIIAYFL